A window of Alkalilimnicola sp. S0819 contains these coding sequences:
- a CDS encoding nitrite/sulfite reductase translates to MTSWKERLAERTDPELTREIDAYQQQLELRKQGKIEDNLFQETRLRRGVYGQRYDNGQRHDGIAQRTLGFPCGDLRKGPETLWDAPGMMRIKIPFGELSPERLEVLSDLAEEYSDAVCHVTTRQDIQLHYVHIEDTPDLMRRLAAVGITSREACGNSVRNITACHKAGCCRGETFDVTPYARAAMRFLLGHQDTQDFGRKFKVTFSGCAGDACGLTSLHDLGYIAKLDEQGRRGFAVYVGGGLGPVPYQAKLFDEFVPEEQILPLAQAISRVFARYGEKKNRGRARMKFLVHKWGIEDFRAEVIKELEQLPEDPAWTAFLEEVAAYGEQPAKPGEALGPTDDALFEAWRASNTYRQRQSGYAIAMATLPLGDFTSQQGRQLADIARRYNGGHIRGTVDQNIVLRWVSEADLPALHADLQAIGLGQAGAGTITDVTSCPGTDTCKLGIASSRGLAAELSERLAAKSEQLDPKVRELQIKVSGCFNSCGQHHIADLGFYGVSRKMEGTTVPHFRAVLGARRENNAHEYGQTIGAIPSRRVPEFVDRLTSLYLEQREGEERFPDYIKRLGKKGLKPVLEEFSKVPPKALDRSYYTDWRDAREFNISDIGTGECAGAVISRIDFDLQEAERLHFEGQIALEEHDYRKADETAYAAMLEAAKALVRTQKPDVATDADTLVSEFRTRLYDSGLFQDRFAGGKFAQYLFRRHEDRDRAYREDDARHLLEETQLFIEAAYACQARLDEQPQRATGA, encoded by the coding sequence ATGACCAGCTGGAAAGAGCGCCTGGCGGAGCGGACCGACCCGGAACTGACCCGGGAAATCGACGCCTATCAACAGCAGCTCGAGCTGAGAAAGCAGGGCAAGATCGAGGACAACCTCTTCCAGGAGACCCGTTTGCGCCGCGGCGTCTACGGCCAGCGTTATGACAACGGCCAGCGCCACGACGGCATCGCCCAGCGCACCCTGGGCTTCCCCTGCGGTGATCTGCGCAAGGGCCCCGAGACCCTGTGGGACGCGCCGGGGATGATGCGCATCAAGATCCCCTTCGGCGAGCTCAGCCCCGAGCGGCTGGAAGTCTTGAGCGACCTGGCCGAGGAATACTCCGACGCCGTCTGCCACGTCACCACCCGCCAGGACATCCAGCTGCACTATGTGCACATCGAGGACACGCCGGACCTGATGCGCCGGCTGGCGGCGGTGGGCATCACCTCCCGGGAGGCCTGCGGCAACTCGGTGCGCAACATCACCGCCTGCCACAAGGCCGGCTGTTGCCGCGGCGAGACCTTCGACGTCACCCCCTATGCCCGGGCGGCCATGCGCTTTCTGCTCGGTCACCAGGACACCCAGGACTTCGGCCGCAAGTTCAAGGTCACCTTCTCCGGCTGCGCCGGCGACGCCTGCGGCCTGACCTCGCTGCACGATCTGGGCTACATCGCCAAGCTCGACGAGCAGGGTCGGCGCGGTTTTGCCGTCTACGTCGGCGGCGGTCTGGGGCCGGTGCCCTACCAGGCCAAGCTGTTCGACGAGTTCGTCCCCGAAGAGCAGATCCTGCCGCTGGCCCAGGCCATCTCCCGGGTGTTCGCCCGCTACGGCGAGAAGAAGAACCGCGGCCGGGCGCGGATGAAGTTCCTGGTCCACAAATGGGGCATCGAAGACTTCCGCGCCGAGGTCATCAAGGAGCTGGAGCAGCTGCCCGAGGACCCGGCCTGGACCGCCTTCCTCGAAGAGGTGGCCGCCTACGGCGAGCAGCCGGCCAAGCCCGGCGAGGCACTGGGCCCCACCGACGACGCCCTGTTCGAGGCCTGGCGGGCGAGCAACACCTATCGCCAGCGCCAGAGCGGTTACGCCATCGCCATGGCGACCCTGCCGCTGGGGGATTTCACCTCCCAGCAGGGCCGTCAGCTGGCCGACATCGCCCGGCGCTACAACGGCGGCCACATCCGCGGCACGGTGGACCAGAACATCGTCCTGCGCTGGGTCAGCGAGGCGGATCTGCCGGCCCTGCATGCCGATCTGCAGGCCATCGGCCTGGGTCAGGCCGGCGCCGGCACCATCACCGACGTCACCTCCTGCCCGGGCACCGACACCTGCAAGCTGGGCATCGCCTCCTCCCGGGGGCTGGCCGCGGAACTGTCGGAGCGGCTCGCCGCCAAATCCGAGCAGCTGGACCCGAAGGTGCGGGAGCTGCAGATCAAGGTCAGTGGCTGCTTCAACTCCTGCGGCCAGCACCACATCGCCGATCTGGGCTTCTACGGCGTCTCGCGCAAGATGGAGGGCACCACCGTGCCCCATTTCCGTGCCGTGCTGGGTGCCCGGCGGGAGAACAACGCCCACGAATACGGTCAGACCATCGGCGCCATCCCCTCCAGGCGGGTACCGGAATTCGTCGACCGGCTCACCAGCCTGTATCTGGAGCAGCGCGAGGGCGAGGAGCGCTTCCCCGACTACATCAAGCGTCTGGGCAAGAAGGGCCTCAAGCCGGTGCTGGAGGAATTCAGCAAGGTGCCGCCCAAGGCGCTGGACCGCTCCTATTACACCGACTGGCGTGATGCCCGGGAATTCAACATCAGCGACATCGGCACCGGTGAGTGCGCCGGCGCGGTGATCTCGCGCATCGACTTCGACCTGCAGGAGGCCGAACGGCTGCACTTCGAGGGCCAGATCGCGCTGGAGGAGCACGATTACCGCAAGGCCGACGAGACCGCCTACGCCGCCATGCTGGAGGCCGCCAAGGCGCTGGTGCGCACCCAGAAGCCGGACGTGGCCACCGATGCCGACACCCTGGTGAGCGAGTTCCGCACCCGGCTCTACGACAGCGGCCTGTTCCAGGATCGCTTTGCCGGCGGCAAGTTCGCCCAGTACCTGTTCCGCCGCCACGAGGACCGTGACCGGGCCTATCGCGAAGACGACGCCCGCCACCTGCTGGAGGAAACCCAGCTGTTCATCGAGGCCGCCTACGCCTGCCAGGCACGGCTGGACGAACAACCCCAGCGCGCCACCGGCGCCTGA
- a CDS encoding efflux RND transporter periplasmic adaptor subunit has product MRKSPCLMAVLMAALVVAVGFGAYRWWQGPQVQGYLVAQGPLVQTVVATGRVVPVSRAQLGSEIAGVVLQVLVREGDTVAPGEPLLRLDAGEIAAQVRQAEAALAELETSTRPQAELALARAETELAQARREAARRRALARESMVPREALEQAEQALTLARNALQTARLRLQALAPGNARERQLREQLAALRARLEKTVLRARVGGTVLTRDVEPGDLVQPGHVLFTLALGGGTEIRVPLDERNLARLALHQPATVIADAYPAQPFPARLAFIAPGIDPQRGTVEVRLAVDPAPDFLRQDMTVSVNIETGRREQALVVPNDALDEEQIGRARVWLLREGRVRRRVVTLGLRGLAMSEVLAGLRAGDRVLADGAAALAEGARVRFSERAPPAGGEDERASRNELPVSFN; this is encoded by the coding sequence GTGCGCAAAAGCCCTTGTTTGATGGCGGTGCTGATGGCGGCCCTGGTGGTCGCCGTGGGTTTCGGCGCCTATCGATGGTGGCAGGGCCCGCAGGTTCAGGGCTACCTGGTGGCCCAGGGCCCGCTGGTGCAGACCGTGGTCGCCACGGGGCGGGTCGTGCCGGTTTCCCGCGCTCAGCTGGGCAGCGAGATCGCCGGCGTGGTGCTGCAGGTGTTGGTGCGCGAAGGCGATACCGTCGCGCCCGGCGAGCCGCTGTTGCGGCTCGATGCCGGGGAGATTGCCGCCCAGGTTCGCCAGGCCGAGGCGGCGCTGGCTGAGCTGGAAACCAGCACCCGCCCCCAGGCGGAGCTGGCGCTGGCCCGCGCCGAAACCGAGCTCGCCCAGGCCCGGCGGGAAGCGGCCCGGCGGCGGGCGCTCGCCCGGGAGTCCATGGTCCCGCGAGAGGCGCTGGAGCAGGCCGAGCAGGCACTGACCCTGGCGCGCAACGCGCTGCAGACCGCCCGCCTGCGCCTTCAGGCCCTGGCACCGGGCAATGCCCGGGAGCGACAGTTGCGCGAGCAGCTCGCCGCCCTGCGCGCGCGGCTCGAGAAGACCGTGCTGCGTGCTCGGGTGGGCGGCACCGTGCTTACCCGCGATGTGGAGCCAGGTGATCTGGTACAGCCGGGTCATGTGTTGTTCACCCTGGCGCTGGGCGGGGGTACGGAGATACGCGTACCCCTGGACGAGCGCAATCTCGCCCGGCTCGCCTTGCATCAGCCGGCCACCGTGATCGCCGATGCCTACCCGGCGCAGCCCTTCCCGGCCCGCCTCGCTTTCATCGCGCCCGGCATAGACCCCCAGCGGGGCACCGTGGAGGTGCGACTGGCCGTGGACCCGGCCCCGGATTTCCTGCGCCAGGACATGACGGTGTCGGTGAACATCGAAACCGGCCGCCGCGAGCAGGCACTGGTCGTGCCGAACGACGCCCTGGACGAAGAACAGATCGGCCGCGCCCGGGTCTGGCTGCTGCGTGAGGGGCGGGTGAGGCGCCGGGTCGTGACCCTGGGGCTGCGCGGCCTGGCGATGAGCGAGGTGCTGGCCGGGCTGCGCGCGGGGGATCGGGTGCTGGCCGATGGCGCCGCGGCGCTGGCCGAGGGCGCGCGGGTGCGTTTTTCAGAGCGCGCGCCGCCGGCCGGTGGCGAGGATGAGCGTGCCAGCCGCAACGAGTTGCCGGTGAGCTTCAATTGA
- a CDS encoding thermonuclease family protein translates to MRQPFRHCLVLLLLLLLSAGQVTAADYRHGTVVALADGDTVTVLTAERQRLKVRLASIDTPERAQPYGSRARQALAELVFQEPVQVLVSDVDRYGRLVGRLYRARDGLDVNAEMVRRGAAWVYRRYNDDPSLLQLEQQARGARRGLWALPEAQRTPPWDWRAQRRRPRPPAANAPAGCGEKTWCREMSSCEEARFHLRQCGLSRLDGDGDGVPCEALCR, encoded by the coding sequence ATGCGCCAGCCCTTCCGTCATTGCCTCGTCTTGCTGCTACTGCTCCTGCTGAGCGCTGGCCAGGTAACGGCCGCCGACTACCGTCACGGCACCGTGGTGGCCCTCGCCGACGGCGACACCGTCACCGTGCTCACCGCCGAGCGCCAGCGGCTGAAGGTGCGCCTGGCGAGCATAGACACCCCGGAGCGCGCCCAGCCTTACGGCAGCCGCGCCCGCCAGGCCCTGGCGGAGCTGGTATTTCAGGAGCCGGTGCAAGTGCTGGTGAGCGATGTGGACCGCTACGGCCGGTTGGTGGGGCGCCTCTACCGCGCCCGGGACGGGCTGGATGTGAACGCCGAGATGGTCCGGCGTGGCGCGGCCTGGGTGTACCGCCGCTACAACGACGACCCCAGCTTGCTGCAACTGGAGCAACAGGCCCGCGGCGCGCGCCGCGGGCTGTGGGCGCTGCCCGAAGCCCAACGCACACCGCCCTGGGACTGGCGCGCCCAGCGCCGCCGCCCCCGCCCGCCGGCGGCGAACGCCCCCGCGGGCTGTGGGGAGAAAACCTGGTGCCGGGAGATGAGCAGTTGCGAAGAGGCGCGCTTTCATCTGCGCCAATGCGGCCTGAGCCGGCTGGACGGGGATGGGGACGGGGTGCCTTGCGAGGCGCTGTGCCGGTGA
- the queC gene encoding 7-cyano-7-deazaguanine synthase QueC, translated as MALQDDHALVLLSGGQDSLTCLAWALARYAHVESIAFRYGQRHAVELDCRVRALSALRRGFPEWAPRLGQDHLLDVSALAELGETAMTEDVAIRMNDDGLPNTFVPGRNLLFLTYAAALAYRRGIRHIVTGVCETDFSGYPDCRDDTIKALQVALNLGTDRRFVLHTPLMWRDKADTWRLAESLGGEALVDLIREESHSCYLGDRSRHHAWGYGCGECPACELRAGGWARYREGAT; from the coding sequence ATGGCTCTGCAGGATGATCACGCACTGGTGCTGCTCTCCGGTGGGCAGGATTCGCTCACCTGTCTGGCCTGGGCGCTGGCGCGTTATGCCCACGTGGAGAGCATCGCGTTTCGCTACGGGCAGCGCCATGCCGTGGAGTTGGACTGCCGCGTGCGCGCGCTGAGCGCCTTGCGCCGGGGCTTCCCCGAGTGGGCGCCGCGCCTGGGGCAGGATCATCTGCTGGATGTCAGCGCCCTGGCCGAACTGGGCGAGACCGCCATGACCGAGGACGTAGCGATCCGCATGAACGACGATGGCTTGCCCAACACCTTCGTGCCCGGGCGCAATCTATTGTTCCTCACCTATGCCGCCGCACTGGCCTACAGGCGCGGCATCCGCCACATCGTCACCGGCGTGTGCGAGACCGATTTCTCCGGCTACCCCGATTGTCGCGACGACACCATCAAGGCGCTGCAGGTGGCGCTGAACCTCGGCACGGACCGCCGCTTCGTGCTGCACACCCCGCTTATGTGGCGTGACAAGGCCGACACCTGGCGGCTGGCCGAAAGCCTTGGCGGCGAGGCGCTGGTGGATCTGATCCGCGAGGAAAGCCACAGCTGTTATCTGGGTGATCGCAGCCGGCACCACGCCTGGGGTTACGGCTGCGGCGAGTGCCCGGCCTGCGAGTTGCGCGCCGGCGGCTGGGCGCGCTATCGCGAGGGCGCGACATGA
- the queE gene encoding 7-carboxy-7-deazaguanine synthase, producing the protein MSYSVKEIFHTLQGEGAQAGRAAVFCRFAGCNLWSGLERDRAGAQCRFCDTDFIGTDGPGGGKFADADALAAAIEACWQGGEAHRYVVCTGGEPLLQLDAALIDALHARGFEIAVETNGTLEPPPGLDWVCVSPKAGNPLRLTRGDELKLVYPQPGLEPAQLEQLDFRHFFLQPMDGAQAEANTRATLDYCMRHPRWRLSVQTHKYLGFA; encoded by the coding sequence ATGAGCTACAGCGTCAAGGAAATCTTCCACACCCTGCAGGGCGAGGGTGCCCAGGCCGGGCGCGCGGCGGTGTTCTGCCGCTTTGCCGGCTGCAATCTCTGGTCCGGCCTGGAGCGGGACCGGGCCGGCGCCCAGTGCCGGTTCTGCGATACGGATTTCATCGGCACAGACGGCCCGGGGGGCGGCAAGTTCGCCGACGCGGATGCCCTGGCCGCCGCTATCGAGGCCTGCTGGCAGGGCGGGGAGGCGCATCGCTACGTGGTCTGCACCGGCGGCGAGCCCCTGCTGCAACTGGACGCGGCCCTGATCGATGCCCTGCACGCCCGCGGTTTCGAGATCGCCGTGGAGACCAACGGCACCCTGGAGCCGCCGCCGGGGCTGGACTGGGTCTGTGTCAGCCCCAAGGCCGGCAACCCGCTGCGGCTTACCCGGGGTGACGAGCTGAAGCTGGTCTATCCGCAGCCTGGCCTGGAGCCCGCGCAGCTGGAGCAGCTCGATTTCCGGCACTTCTTCCTCCAACCCATGGACGGCGCGCAGGCCGAGGCCAACACCCGCGCCACCCTGGACTACTGCATGCGCCACCCACGCTGGCGGCTGAGCGTGCAGACCCACAAATACCTGGGCTTCGCATGA
- a CDS encoding ABC transporter permease has translation MSPRLLWTDWTIALGFLREGRVQSLMITVGVAVGVAVIVFITALIQGLQANIIERTLGTQSHIRLLAPDEINRVLPAAPGTVQLLQEDKRAQRLRSINNWQQLLDTLDRLPQLRAVSPVVSGPAFARRGDAVVSVALTGIDLARYQRIIPLSRYLVDGRLRLGADEALIGSVLAEDLGLRVGMKLRLETGEQQSSVVNVAGIFQLGVRELDARYVYLGLKQAQPLLDLPGGVTVIDLTVAEIFAAERIAERVGRLTGLKAESWIQTNAQLMNALSAQSLSTNMIIVFVAISVAFGIASVLSVSVVQRTREIGILRATGATRPQILRVFLIQGALYGLFGAVPGCAAGYLLVWVFNTYGPGLFQVPIPAMLVVPALLLATLTGVLAAAVPARRAARLDPVVAIRYV, from the coding sequence TTGAGCCCGCGCCTGCTCTGGACCGACTGGACCATTGCGCTGGGCTTTCTGCGCGAGGGGCGCGTCCAGTCGCTGATGATCACCGTGGGGGTCGCCGTGGGGGTGGCGGTGATCGTGTTCATCACCGCTCTGATCCAGGGGCTGCAGGCCAATATCATCGAGCGCACCCTGGGCACCCAGTCCCACATCCGCCTGCTCGCGCCGGACGAGATCAACCGGGTGCTGCCCGCCGCGCCGGGGACCGTGCAACTGCTGCAGGAGGACAAGCGCGCCCAGCGGCTGCGCTCCATCAACAACTGGCAGCAGCTGCTCGACACCCTCGACCGGCTGCCGCAACTGCGCGCCGTCTCCCCCGTGGTGTCGGGGCCGGCCTTCGCCCGGCGGGGGGACGCGGTGGTGTCCGTGGCGCTGACCGGCATCGACCTGGCGCGCTACCAGCGGATCATTCCGCTGAGTCGTTATCTGGTCGACGGCCGGCTGCGGCTGGGTGCCGACGAGGCGCTGATCGGCAGCGTGCTGGCCGAGGACCTGGGGCTGCGGGTGGGCATGAAGCTGCGTCTGGAGACCGGCGAGCAGCAGAGTTCCGTGGTGAACGTCGCGGGGATTTTCCAGCTGGGCGTGCGGGAGCTGGACGCCCGCTATGTGTATCTGGGCCTCAAGCAGGCCCAGCCACTGCTGGACCTGCCCGGCGGGGTGACGGTGATCGACCTGACCGTGGCGGAGATCTTCGCGGCCGAGCGCATCGCCGAGCGGGTAGGGCGGCTGACCGGGCTGAAGGCGGAGAGCTGGATCCAGACCAACGCCCAGTTGATGAATGCCCTGAGCGCACAAAGCCTGTCCACCAATATGATCATCGTCTTCGTGGCGATTTCCGTGGCCTTCGGCATCGCCAGCGTGCTGTCGGTGAGCGTGGTCCAGCGCACCCGGGAGATCGGCATCCTGCGGGCCACGGGCGCCACCCGGCCGCAGATCCTGCGGGTGTTCCTGATCCAGGGTGCCCTGTACGGGCTGTTCGGCGCCGTACCGGGCTGCGCGGCCGGTTATCTGCTGGTGTGGGTGTTCAATACTTACGGGCCGGGGCTGTTCCAGGTCCCGATCCCGGCGATGCTGGTGGTGCCGGCGCTGTTGCTGGCTACCCTCACCGGGGTGCTGGCGGCGGCGGTGCCCGCGCGCCGGGCCGCCCGCCTGGACCCGGTGGTGGCGATACGTTATGTCTGA
- a CDS encoding ABC transporter ATP-binding protein yields MSEADHEVLRLAALRKSYNVGRPNEAEVLHGLDLRIGRRDFAALIGPSGSGKSTLLNLIGLLDRPSSGELYLLGRPTRDMDDAARTALRGHRIGFVFQFHHLIQAFSALDNVLMPLMLARGKPDRAARDRARALLAAVGLEQYADVRPGELSGGQQQRIAIARALITEPALLLADEPTGNLDTRTAAEVFELFRRFNRERDCAVLLVTHDPRLSATCDRTINLVDGRIVSDEPRP; encoded by the coding sequence ATGTCTGAGGCAGACCATGAGGTGCTGCGCCTGGCGGCGCTGCGCAAATCCTACAATGTGGGCCGGCCCAACGAGGCCGAGGTGCTGCATGGCCTGGATCTGCGCATCGGCCGGCGGGACTTTGCCGCCCTGATCGGCCCCTCCGGCTCGGGCAAGAGCACCTTGCTGAATCTCATCGGCCTGCTCGATCGGCCCAGCAGTGGCGAGCTTTATCTGCTGGGTCGGCCCACCCGCGACATGGATGACGCCGCCCGCACCGCCTTGCGCGGTCACCGGATCGGTTTCGTGTTCCAGTTCCACCACCTGATCCAGGCCTTCAGCGCGCTGGACAATGTGCTCATGCCGCTGATGCTGGCCCGGGGCAAGCCGGACCGCGCCGCCCGTGACCGTGCCCGCGCGCTGCTGGCGGCCGTGGGGCTGGAGCAGTACGCCGATGTGAGGCCCGGTGAACTCTCCGGCGGCCAGCAACAGCGCATCGCCATCGCCCGGGCGCTGATCACCGAGCCCGCCCTGCTGCTGGCCGACGAGCCCACCGGCAACCTGGACACCCGAACCGCGGCCGAGGTGTTCGAGCTGTTCCGCCGCTTCAATCGCGAGCGCGATTGCGCGGTCCTGCTGGTGACCCACGACCCGCGTCTCTCCGCCACCTGCGATCGCACCATCAATCTGGTGGACGGGCGCATCGTGAGCGATGAGCCGCGTCCCTGA